In Kitasatospora sp. NA04385, a single genomic region encodes these proteins:
- a CDS encoding ABC transporter ATP-binding protein, whose product MGLVHARIGEHRRWFAGLIAFQSVSVAATLYLPAINADLIDNGLLRTDIGHIRTAGGWMLIASVVQLLAAALSSYAGTRAATNVVHDLRSDVYDKVATFSNREHQDFGTPTLITRSTDDLQQIQAFLLTFGTVAAAAPLTVLGGAWMAFRTDTGLSLVVVVAVVLLGAVLGVVLRRMARVSRRIQDRLDAVNRVLREQLTGLTVIRAFTRERFETERFGLENEELAVATRSMGRLNGTFVPAVMLVTDLSILAVVWFGGHRVTSGRLPIGGLTACVTYLVLILGAAMTAASAVMLLPRAMVAAGRIRAVRDSAPVLRPSGRPTGPVPIRGGLELRGVTLRYPGAAADVLSGIDLAVEPGSTVAIVGSMGAGKTTLLSVVAGLQDVTSGSVRLDGVDLRTMDSSGLRGHLAIVPQRSLLFRGTVASNLRLARPDATDAELWEALEVAQAREFVAAMDDGLESPIVQGGTNVSGGQRQRLCIARALVAAPRLLLLDDPVSALDPETSARLLEALRTATADTTVLLASQRTTGIRDAERIVVLHEGGIVADGTHPALLDSCRTYRELVAAQDTIGASA is encoded by the coding sequence ATGGGCCTGGTTCACGCTCGGATCGGCGAGCACCGCCGGTGGTTCGCCGGCCTGATCGCCTTCCAGTCGGTCAGCGTCGCCGCCACCCTGTACCTGCCGGCGATCAATGCGGACCTGATCGACAACGGTCTGCTGCGCACCGACATCGGACACATCCGGACAGCCGGCGGGTGGATGCTGATCGCCAGTGTCGTCCAGTTGCTCGCGGCGGCACTGTCGTCCTACGCCGGAACGCGGGCGGCCACGAACGTCGTGCACGACCTGCGGTCGGACGTCTACGACAAGGTCGCGACCTTCTCCAACCGGGAGCACCAGGACTTCGGAACGCCGACGCTGATCACTCGCAGCACCGACGACCTGCAGCAGATACAGGCCTTCCTGCTCACCTTCGGCACGGTGGCGGCCGCCGCGCCGCTCACGGTACTGGGCGGGGCCTGGATGGCCTTCCGCACGGATACCGGGCTGTCCCTCGTCGTCGTCGTGGCAGTCGTCCTGCTGGGTGCGGTGCTGGGGGTGGTCCTCCGCCGGATGGCACGGGTGTCGCGCCGGATCCAGGACCGGCTGGACGCCGTCAACCGGGTCCTGCGCGAGCAGTTGACGGGGCTCACGGTGATTCGCGCGTTCACCCGCGAGCGCTTCGAGACCGAGCGGTTCGGGCTGGAGAACGAGGAACTGGCGGTGGCGACCCGGTCGATGGGGCGGCTGAACGGGACGTTCGTCCCGGCCGTCATGCTGGTCACCGATCTGTCGATCCTGGCCGTGGTGTGGTTCGGCGGCCACCGGGTTACGTCGGGACGTCTGCCGATCGGCGGTCTGACCGCCTGCGTCACCTACCTGGTCCTGATCCTCGGGGCGGCCATGACGGCCGCCTCGGCGGTGATGCTGCTGCCCAGGGCGATGGTCGCGGCGGGACGTATCCGGGCGGTGCGGGACTCCGCCCCCGTGCTCCGGCCGTCGGGCCGCCCCACCGGCCCGGTCCCGATCCGCGGGGGGCTGGAGTTGCGCGGTGTCACGCTGCGGTACCCGGGCGCCGCCGCCGACGTCCTGTCCGGCATCGACCTGGCGGTCGAGCCCGGCAGCACGGTGGCGATCGTCGGATCGATGGGCGCCGGCAAGACGACCCTGCTCTCCGTCGTCGCGGGGCTTCAGGACGTGACGTCGGGATCGGTCCGGCTGGACGGCGTCGATCTGCGCACCATGGATTCCTCCGGGCTGCGCGGTCACCTCGCGATCGTTCCGCAGCGTTCGCTGCTCTTCCGGGGGACGGTCGCGAGCAATCTGCGGCTGGCCCGGCCGGACGCCACGGACGCCGAGCTGTGGGAGGCCCTGGAGGTCGCGCAGGCCCGCGAGTTCGTCGCCGCGATGGACGACGGGCTCGAGTCACCGATCGTCCAGGGCGGAACGAACGTCTCCGGCGGCCAGCGGCAACGGCTGTGCATCGCCCGCGCACTCGTTGCCGCCCCCCGGCTCCTGCTCCTCGACGATCCGGTCTCGGCGCTCGACCCCGAAACGTCCGCGCGACTCCTGGAGGCGCTGCGTACGGCCACGGCCGACACGACGGTCCTGCTGGCATCGCAGCGGACGACCGGCATCCGCGACGCCGAACGGATCGTGGTGCTCCACGAGGGCGGCATCGTCGCCGACGGGACGCATCCGGCCCTGCTGGACAGCTGCCGGACGTACCGGGAACTGGTGGCCGCGCAGGACACGATCGGGGCATCGGCATGA
- a CDS encoding FAD-binding oxidoreductase codes for MSDRTTDAESPVLHRPGAAEYDGHRAGFQLREQHRPALVVAARGVGDVVAAVRHAADARMPIAVQATGHALAGPLAGRGVLVSTRGMDDVDVDPDAGTARVGAGARWRDVIDAAARHGLAPLSGSLPGVGAVSYTLGGGIGLMARRYGFAADHVTRLELVTADGSLLTVSEHEEPDLFWALRGGGGSFGIVTELEIALMPVAELVGGALVFDLRETPDVVPAWLRWTATLPPETTSALTALGFPGQHLAHVQLAHLGPPAEADELVAPLRALKPVHDSLRKIPYQQSHTVFGEPDQPHAYLGDNVLLRAVDEERLRDAVAVSAPDHPLPAILTVRHLGGALSAPPRVPNAVSHREAQYLLCAVTPTAGPDAERARALHGELFADWSADAVGSSPNFTFGRPDRRTAAERFDAAHRDRLLRLARRYDPAGLLHPSFVIA; via the coding sequence ATGAGTGACCGCACGACCGACGCCGAATCGCCGGTGCTGCACCGCCCGGGCGCTGCCGAGTACGACGGGCACCGGGCCGGCTTCCAACTGCGGGAGCAGCACCGGCCGGCCCTCGTGGTGGCGGCGCGGGGCGTCGGTGACGTGGTGGCGGCCGTCCGGCACGCCGCGGACGCCCGCATGCCGATCGCGGTTCAGGCCACCGGACACGCGCTCGCCGGACCGCTGGCCGGCAGGGGCGTGCTGGTGTCGACGCGGGGGATGGACGACGTCGACGTCGACCCGGACGCCGGCACCGCGCGGGTGGGCGCCGGAGCGCGGTGGCGCGACGTGATCGATGCCGCCGCGCGCCACGGCCTGGCGCCGCTGTCCGGGAGCCTGCCCGGCGTCGGCGCGGTGTCCTACACGCTCGGTGGCGGCATCGGGCTGATGGCCCGTCGCTACGGCTTCGCCGCCGACCACGTCACGCGCCTGGAGCTGGTCACCGCCGACGGCTCCCTGCTGACGGTCTCGGAACACGAGGAGCCGGACCTGTTCTGGGCGCTCCGCGGCGGTGGCGGGAGCTTCGGCATCGTGACCGAGTTGGAGATCGCTCTGATGCCGGTCGCCGAGCTGGTCGGCGGCGCTCTGGTGTTCGACCTGCGCGAGACGCCCGACGTGGTCCCCGCCTGGTTGCGCTGGACGGCGACCCTGCCCCCGGAGACGACCTCGGCGTTGACCGCACTCGGGTTTCCCGGTCAGCACCTGGCGCACGTCCAGCTCGCCCACCTCGGCCCGCCTGCGGAGGCCGACGAACTCGTGGCCCCGTTGCGGGCGTTGAAGCCCGTGCACGACAGCCTGCGGAAGATCCCCTACCAGCAGTCGCACACCGTGTTCGGCGAGCCGGACCAGCCGCACGCCTATCTCGGCGACAACGTCCTGCTGCGGGCGGTCGACGAGGAGCGCCTCCGCGACGCCGTCGCCGTCTCGGCGCCGGACCATCCGCTCCCCGCCATCCTCACGGTCCGCCACCTCGGAGGGGCGCTGTCGGCTCCGCCGAGGGTGCCGAACGCAGTCAGCCACCGCGAGGCGCAGTACCTGCTGTGCGCGGTCACCCCGACGGCCGGGCCGGACGCGGAGCGGGCGCGGGCGCTGCACGGTGAACTGTTCGCCGACTGGTCCGCGGACGCCGTGGGCAGCTCGCCGAACTTCACTTTCGGACGCCCCGACCGGCGCACCGCCGCGGAACGGTTCGACGCCGCGCACCGTGACCGACTGCTGCGCCTGGCCCGCAGGTACGACCCGGCCGGACTGCTGCACCCCAGCTTCGTCATCGCCTGA
- a CDS encoding YafY family protein yields MTPDRFFHLMLLLESRQGATTQELASALGVSLRTITRDLNWLRDAGLPVTAQRGRFGGVALVPGSGLDLARLTPDERDHLLLTGLDDKQRAELDASAESRRALSKIAAAQPRRVHELLPLTEVVHVDSRPWRQAAASGAAPAPLIGAVRRGSRLRIGYDSARSPSRRDLVVDPYGLFAKAGVWYLIADCARVPRMYRLERITTWNEVDRPRRLRTGQTLATVTAALVDQWEHDHAVEVSATIDLHQIGRAQRIFGRRLVPGDHDDAFDGRRVTIRFLHLEDVRALLPFGSAVTVHGPAEARDRLRDLATDLARHYAPPTS; encoded by the coding sequence GTGACCCCGGACCGCTTCTTCCACCTGATGCTGCTCCTCGAATCGAGGCAGGGTGCCACCACGCAGGAACTCGCCTCCGCGCTCGGGGTGTCGCTGCGCACCATCACCCGGGACCTCAACTGGCTCCGTGACGCCGGCCTGCCGGTGACCGCACAGCGGGGCCGCTTCGGAGGGGTGGCCCTGGTGCCCGGGTCCGGCCTCGACCTCGCGCGGCTCACACCGGACGAGCGTGACCACCTGCTGCTCACCGGGCTGGACGACAAGCAGCGCGCGGAGCTCGACGCCTCGGCCGAGAGCCGCCGCGCGCTCTCCAAGATCGCCGCCGCACAGCCGCGTCGGGTTCATGAACTCCTGCCGCTCACCGAGGTGGTGCACGTGGACAGCCGCCCCTGGCGTCAGGCAGCGGCGTCCGGCGCGGCTCCGGCCCCGCTGATCGGCGCGGTGCGGCGGGGCAGCCGGCTGCGGATCGGGTACGACAGCGCGCGCTCCCCCTCCCGGCGCGACCTGGTCGTCGATCCCTACGGCCTGTTCGCCAAGGCCGGCGTCTGGTACCTCATCGCCGACTGTGCCCGAGTGCCGCGGATGTACCGGCTGGAACGGATCACGACGTGGAACGAAGTCGACCGGCCACGACGGCTGCGCACGGGCCAGACCCTGGCCACCGTCACGGCAGCGCTCGTGGACCAGTGGGAGCACGACCACGCGGTGGAGGTCAGCGCCACCATCGACCTGCACCAGATCGGGCGGGCGCAACGCATCTTCGGCCGCCGACTCGTCCCGGGCGACCACGACGACGCCTTCGACGGCCGCAGGGTGACGATCCGCTTCCTGCACCTGGAGGACGTGCGGGCCCTGCTGCCGTTCGGGAGCGCCGTCACCGTGCACGGCCCCGCCGAGGCCAGGGACCGCCTCCGCGACCTCGCCACCGATCTCGCCCGCCACTACGCGCCGCCGACCTCCTGA
- a CDS encoding helix-turn-helix transcriptional regulator, with translation MGRHEKAVVASTRQLADLALWLRAQRQVRGLTYAAMAEQSDYTSTALSRACSGRTVPTWKLTEAYARICGADLRTARRLWRNARWAEHRCRQEAQADAFGGDIAAKWYDVLATQPRLISDYVNLRRAMIGLRARGGQPSLAQLQELAGRTDGGGWLLPASSLGAILRAEAVPDLRHILAFVRAMGDGRRETEWVAAWNRAERGDTIATPRSWYQGADMPGFEEARRKSTTVSFRVSVLAPAPAPDTATGAARPRFHTLTSGDRNFLHSHGLTVHELNENGPVANLPFGGYTPSGLPIRVPRRTRAPRWATRPSPP, from the coding sequence GTGGGACGGCATGAGAAAGCCGTCGTCGCCTCCACCAGGCAGCTCGCGGACCTGGCGCTGTGGCTCCGCGCCCAACGCCAGGTCCGCGGCCTGACCTACGCGGCGATGGCCGAGCAGAGCGACTACACCTCCACCGCCCTCTCCCGGGCCTGCAGCGGCCGCACCGTACCCACCTGGAAACTCACCGAGGCCTACGCCCGCATCTGCGGCGCCGACCTGCGCACCGCACGCCGCCTGTGGCGCAACGCCCGCTGGGCCGAGCACCGGTGCCGCCAGGAAGCACAGGCGGACGCCTTCGGCGGGGACATCGCCGCCAAGTGGTACGACGTCCTGGCCACCCAACCACGCCTGATCTCCGACTACGTGAACCTGCGCCGCGCCATGATCGGCCTGCGGGCCCGCGGCGGGCAGCCCTCGCTCGCCCAGCTCCAGGAACTGGCCGGCCGCACGGACGGCGGCGGCTGGCTCCTGCCGGCCAGCAGCCTCGGCGCGATCCTGCGCGCCGAAGCCGTCCCCGACCTCCGGCACATCCTCGCCTTCGTCCGCGCCATGGGCGACGGCCGCCGGGAAACCGAGTGGGTGGCCGCCTGGAACCGGGCCGAGCGCGGCGACACCATCGCCACCCCCCGGTCCTGGTACCAGGGGGCCGACATGCCGGGCTTCGAGGAAGCCCGCAGGAAATCCACCACCGTCAGCTTCCGGGTCAGCGTGCTGGCCCCCGCGCCGGCCCCCGACACGGCCACCGGGGCGGCCCGGCCCCGCTTCCACACCCTCACCAGCGGCGACCGCAACTTCCTGCACTCCCACGGACTCACCGTGCACGAGCTCAACGAGAACGGCCCGGTGGCGAACCTGCCCTTCGGCGGCTACACGCCCTCCGGCCTGCCCATCCGCGTCCCACGCCGCACCCGCGCACCCCGATGGGCGACGAGACCGAGCCCGCCCTGA
- a CDS encoding short-chain fatty acyl-CoA regulator family protein produces MGKTYAGARLRRLREERGLSQAALARALDLSPSYLNQLEHDARPLTVPVLLRLTEELGVEAGYFAPSDTARLNTELREAMAAELAAGRLTAGDLDDLAARLPAVGRVLLDLQRTRRDTAEQLAVLAGDRGLPEPETARTPHEEVREFFYRRTNYVHELDLAAERSAADTGLRRGTAHSALAERLSSAHGVRITTSDGLGDRLHRYDPGTRVLHLAPGLRPGRQAFRMATELAHLEHGPLLSELAAQDNPEGSTAFALTRIGLAHHFAAALILPYAAFHAEAERSRYDIEHLADHFGVGYETVCHRLSTLQRPRLRGVPFSFVRVDRAGNVSKRQSATPFHFSRTGGTCPLWNVYDAFAAPGRVHVQVAAMPDGRRYLWTARTVTRSPGGWGRPGKTFAIGLGCELRHAHRLVYSAGLDLADQAAATPIGLGCKVCDRPACPQRSAPPLGRPLAVRERSSSFVPYPMADRPDDGAR; encoded by the coding sequence ATGGGCAAGACGTACGCGGGCGCGCGGCTGCGCCGACTGCGCGAGGAACGCGGCCTCAGCCAGGCCGCGCTGGCCCGGGCCCTCGACCTGTCGCCCAGCTACCTCAACCAGCTGGAGCACGACGCCCGCCCGCTCACCGTCCCCGTGCTGCTCCGCCTCACCGAGGAACTCGGCGTCGAGGCGGGCTACTTCGCCCCCTCCGACACCGCCCGGCTGAACACCGAACTGCGCGAGGCGATGGCCGCCGAACTCGCCGCCGGACGCCTCACCGCCGGAGACCTGGACGACCTCGCCGCCCGGCTGCCCGCCGTCGGCCGCGTCCTGCTCGACCTCCAGCGCACCCGCCGCGACACCGCCGAACAGCTCGCCGTGCTGGCCGGCGACCGCGGCCTGCCCGAGCCCGAGACCGCCCGCACCCCGCACGAGGAAGTCCGCGAGTTCTTCTACCGCCGCACCAACTACGTCCACGAACTCGACCTGGCCGCCGAGCGGTCGGCAGCCGACACCGGACTGCGCCGGGGCACCGCCCACAGCGCCCTGGCCGAGCGGCTGAGCAGCGCGCACGGGGTGCGGATCACCACCTCCGACGGCCTCGGCGACCGCCTCCACCGCTACGACCCCGGCACCCGCGTCCTGCACCTGGCCCCCGGACTGCGCCCCGGCCGGCAGGCGTTCCGGATGGCCACCGAACTCGCCCACCTGGAACACGGCCCGCTGCTGTCCGAGCTCGCCGCCCAGGACAACCCCGAGGGCTCCACCGCCTTCGCGCTCACCCGGATCGGCCTGGCCCACCACTTCGCCGCCGCGCTGATCCTGCCCTACGCCGCCTTCCACGCCGAGGCCGAGCGCTCCCGCTACGACATCGAGCACCTCGCCGACCACTTCGGCGTCGGCTACGAGACGGTCTGCCACCGGCTGTCCACCCTGCAGCGCCCCAGGCTGCGCGGCGTCCCGTTCAGCTTCGTCCGGGTCGACCGGGCCGGGAACGTCTCCAAACGGCAGTCCGCCACCCCGTTCCACTTCTCCCGCACCGGCGGCACCTGCCCGCTGTGGAACGTCTACGACGCCTTCGCCGCCCCCGGCCGGGTGCACGTCCAGGTCGCCGCGATGCCCGACGGCCGCCGCTACCTGTGGACCGCCCGCACCGTCACCCGCTCGCCCGGCGGCTGGGGGCGCCCCGGCAAGACCTTCGCCATCGGCCTGGGCTGCGAACTCCGGCACGCCCACCGCCTGGTCTACTCGGCCGGCCTCGACCTCGCCGACCAGGCCGCCGCCACCCCCATCGGCCTGGGCTGCAAGGTCTGCGACCGCCCCGCCTGCCCGCAGCGCTCGGCCCCGCCGCTCGGCCGCCCGCTCGCGGTGCGGGAACGGAGCAGCAGCTTCGTCCCGTACCCGATGGCGGACCGGCCGGACGACGGGGCCCGGTGA
- the aceA gene encoding isocitrate lyase → MSQSIRQQQRERAAALEARWASEPRWAGIERTYTAEDVVRLSGSVREEHTLARRGAERLWRLLHERDYVPALGALTGGQAVQMVRGGLEAVYLSGWQVAADANQAGQTYPDQSLYPANSVPQVVRRINNALLRADQIDAAEGQDGPDWLVPIVADAEAGFGGPLNAFELTRGMIAAGAAGVHYEDQLASEKKCGHLGGKVLVPTAQHVRTLNAARLAADVADVPTLVVARTDALAANLLTSDVDERDARFCTGERTAEGFHRVEPGMAPVISRGLAFAPYADLLWVETGTPDLAQAREFAEAVKAEYPDKMLAYNCSPSFNWKAALDDDQIAKFQRELGAMGYRFQFITLAGFHALNHSMFRLARGYAEHGMTAYVELQEAEFASAADGYTAVKHQREVGTGWFDLVSTALNPHAETLALADSTEAEQFH, encoded by the coding sequence ATGTCGCAGTCCATTCGGCAGCAGCAGCGGGAGCGGGCCGCCGCCCTGGAGGCGCGCTGGGCGTCCGAGCCGCGCTGGGCGGGGATCGAGCGCACCTACACGGCCGAGGACGTGGTGCGCCTGTCGGGTTCGGTGCGCGAGGAGCACACGCTGGCCCGGCGCGGCGCCGAGCGGCTGTGGCGGCTGCTGCACGAGCGCGACTACGTGCCCGCGCTGGGCGCGCTGACGGGCGGTCAGGCGGTGCAGATGGTCCGGGGCGGGCTGGAGGCGGTCTACCTGTCGGGCTGGCAGGTCGCCGCCGACGCCAACCAGGCCGGGCAGACCTACCCGGACCAGAGCCTGTACCCGGCGAACTCGGTGCCGCAGGTGGTGCGCCGGATCAACAACGCGCTGCTGCGCGCCGACCAGATCGACGCCGCCGAGGGCCAGGACGGCCCGGACTGGCTGGTGCCGATCGTCGCGGACGCCGAGGCCGGGTTCGGCGGCCCGCTGAACGCCTTCGAGCTGACCAGGGGCATGATCGCGGCCGGTGCGGCGGGCGTCCACTACGAGGACCAGCTGGCGTCCGAGAAGAAGTGCGGCCACCTGGGCGGCAAGGTGCTCGTCCCCACCGCCCAGCACGTGCGCACCCTGAACGCCGCCCGGCTGGCCGCCGACGTGGCCGACGTGCCGACGCTGGTCGTGGCCCGCACCGACGCGCTGGCGGCGAACCTGCTGACCAGCGACGTGGACGAGCGCGACGCCCGGTTCTGCACCGGCGAGCGCACCGCGGAGGGCTTCCACCGGGTCGAGCCGGGCATGGCGCCGGTGATCTCGCGCGGCCTGGCCTTCGCCCCGTACGCGGACCTGCTCTGGGTGGAGACCGGCACCCCGGACCTCGCCCAGGCGCGGGAGTTCGCCGAGGCGGTCAAGGCCGAGTACCCGGACAAGATGCTCGCGTACAACTGCTCGCCGTCGTTCAACTGGAAGGCCGCGCTGGACGACGACCAGATCGCCAAGTTCCAGCGGGAGCTGGGCGCGATGGGCTACCGCTTCCAGTTCATCACGCTGGCCGGCTTCCACGCGCTGAACCACTCGATGTTCCGGCTGGCCCGCGGCTACGCCGAGCACGGCATGACCGCGTACGTGGAGCTCCAGGAGGCCGAGTTCGCGTCCGCCGCGGACGGCTACACGGCGGTCAAGCACCAGCGCGAGGTCGGCACCGGCTGGTTCGACCTGGTCTCCACCGCGCTCAACCCGCACGCCGAGACGCTCGCGCTGGCCGACTCCACCGAGGCCGAGCAGTTCCACTGA
- the aceB gene encoding malate synthase A: protein MSPTSRTETSIEVLGVPEDRFEEVLTPAALEFVARLHEVFAGRRTALLAERARRAAELASGGTLDFLPGTAAVRADDSWRVAGAGPGLADRRVEITGPPERRMTVNALNSGARVWLADFEDATAPTWHNLVTGQLNLIDALDRRIDFTDARGKAYALKPAAELATVVVRPRGWHLDEHHLLIDGRPTVAALVDFGLHLFHCGQRQIDRGHGPYFYLPKLENHLEARLWNEVFTFAQAALGLPYGTIRATVLIETVTAAFEMDEILYELRDHAAGLNAGRWDYLFSLIKNFAQAGPRFVLPDRATLTMTQPFLRAYTDLLVRTCHRRGAHAIGGMAAAVPQRDPAAHEAALTRVRIDKEREAGDGFDGSWVAHPALVDTCRTAFDAVLGGRPHQLERTREDVDVTAADLLAVHRLTAGLPSEEGMRANAAVALRYLTAWLGGSGAVAVFGLMEDVATAEIARCQLWQWQHHRTRLTGGSLATPGTVRRLIDRERAALLAEGADPARVDDAVRILAETALGEQLPGFLTTAAYARHLVRTTAPAPAVAR from the coding sequence ATGAGCCCGACCAGCCGCACCGAGACCAGCATCGAGGTCCTCGGCGTGCCCGAGGACCGCTTCGAGGAGGTCCTCACTCCGGCCGCCCTGGAGTTCGTGGCCCGCCTGCACGAGGTCTTCGCCGGCCGCCGCACCGCCCTGCTCGCCGAACGCGCCCGCCGGGCCGCCGAGTTGGCGAGCGGCGGCACGCTGGACTTCCTCCCCGGCACCGCCGCCGTCCGGGCCGACGACAGCTGGCGGGTGGCCGGCGCCGGGCCCGGGCTGGCGGACCGCCGGGTGGAGATCACCGGCCCGCCGGAACGCCGGATGACCGTCAACGCGCTCAACTCCGGCGCCCGGGTGTGGCTGGCGGACTTCGAGGACGCCACCGCCCCGACCTGGCACAACCTGGTCACCGGCCAGCTCAACCTGATCGACGCCCTCGACCGGCGGATCGACTTCACCGACGCCCGGGGCAAGGCGTATGCGCTCAAGCCCGCCGCCGAACTCGCCACCGTCGTGGTCCGCCCGCGCGGCTGGCACCTGGACGAGCACCACCTGCTCATCGACGGCCGCCCCACCGTCGCCGCCCTGGTCGACTTCGGCCTGCACCTGTTCCACTGCGGGCAGCGCCAGATCGACCGCGGCCACGGCCCGTACTTCTACCTCCCCAAACTGGAGAACCACCTCGAAGCCCGGCTCTGGAACGAGGTGTTCACCTTCGCACAGGCCGCGCTCGGCCTGCCGTACGGCACGATCCGCGCCACCGTGCTGATCGAGACCGTCACCGCCGCGTTCGAGATGGACGAGATCCTCTACGAACTGCGGGACCACGCCGCCGGGTTGAACGCCGGGCGGTGGGACTACCTGTTCTCGCTGATCAAGAACTTCGCCCAGGCCGGGCCGCGGTTCGTGCTGCCCGACCGGGCCACCCTCACCATGACGCAGCCCTTCCTGCGGGCCTACACCGACCTGCTGGTGCGCACCTGCCACCGGCGCGGCGCGCACGCGATCGGCGGCATGGCCGCAGCGGTCCCGCAGCGCGACCCGGCGGCCCACGAGGCCGCGCTGACCCGGGTGCGGATCGACAAGGAGCGCGAGGCCGGCGACGGCTTCGACGGCTCCTGGGTGGCGCACCCCGCGCTGGTGGACACCTGCCGCACCGCCTTCGACGCCGTGCTGGGCGGGCGACCGCACCAGTTGGAGCGCACCCGGGAGGACGTCGACGTCACCGCCGCCGACCTGCTGGCCGTCCACCGGCTGACCGCCGGGCTGCCCAGCGAGGAGGGGATGCGCGCCAACGCCGCCGTCGCGCTGCGCTACCTGACCGCCTGGCTGGGCGGCTCCGGCGCGGTCGCCGTGTTCGGCCTGATGGAGGACGTCGCCACCGCCGAGATCGCCCGCTGCCAGCTCTGGCAGTGGCAGCACCACCGCACCCGGCTCACCGGCGGCTCGCTCGCCACCCCGGGCACCGTCCGGCGGCTGATCGACCGCGAACGGGCCGCGCTGCTCGCCGAGGGCGCCGACCCGGCGCGGGTGGACGACGCGGTGCGGATCCTGGCGGAGACCGCGCTCGGCGAGCAGCTGCCCGGTTTCCTCACCACCGCCGCGTACGCCCGCCACCTGGTCCGCACCACCGCCCCGGCCCCGGCGGTGGCCCGGTGA
- a CDS encoding 3-hydroxybutyryl-CoA dehydrogenase encodes MSALRRVAVLGAGQMGSGIAEVFARAGLDTVVCEDGPDRLRAARRRIDRSLHRAADRGRISAEQRTDAWAHLLFTDDLDALADRQLTVEAVPEDEPLKLRLLAALDKVLADPEAVIATNTSALPVTRLGIATGRPARVLGLHFFNPAPVMPLVELVPSLHTAPEVADRVEEFARDVLGKRVVRARDRAGFVVNALLVPYLLSAIRMAEGGHADAADIDAAMVHGCAHPMGPLALADLIGLDTVEAIARAMYDEDKEPLHAPSPLLSRMVEAGLLGRRSGRGFHRYDPAP; translated from the coding sequence GTGAGCGCGCTGCGCCGGGTCGCGGTGCTCGGCGCCGGGCAGATGGGCTCCGGCATCGCCGAGGTGTTCGCCCGGGCCGGCCTGGACACCGTGGTCTGCGAGGACGGCCCCGACCGGCTGCGCGCCGCCCGCCGCCGGATCGACCGCTCGCTGCACCGGGCCGCCGACCGCGGCCGGATCAGCGCGGAGCAGCGCACCGACGCCTGGGCGCACCTGCTGTTCACCGACGACCTGGACGCCCTCGCCGACCGGCAGTTGACCGTCGAGGCGGTCCCCGAGGACGAGCCGCTGAAGCTGCGCCTGCTGGCCGCCCTGGACAAGGTCCTGGCCGACCCGGAGGCGGTGATCGCCACCAACACCTCCGCCCTGCCGGTCACCCGGCTGGGCATCGCCACCGGCCGCCCCGCCCGCGTGCTGGGGCTGCACTTCTTCAACCCGGCGCCGGTGATGCCGCTGGTCGAGCTCGTCCCGTCGCTGCACACCGCGCCCGAAGTGGCCGACCGCGTCGAGGAGTTCGCCCGGGACGTGCTCGGCAAGCGGGTGGTCCGGGCCCGGGACCGGGCGGGCTTCGTGGTCAACGCGCTGCTCGTCCCGTACCTGCTCTCGGCGATCCGGATGGCCGAGGGCGGGCACGCCGACGCGGCCGACATCGACGCCGCCATGGTGCACGGCTGCGCCCACCCGATGGGCCCGCTCGCGCTGGCCGACCTGATCGGCCTGGACACCGTCGAGGCGATCGCCCGCGCGATGTACGACGAGGACAAGGAGCCGCTGCACGCCCCGTCCCCGCTGCTGTCCCGGATGGTCGAGGCGGGCCTGCTCGGCCGCCGGAGCGGGCGCGGCTTCCACCGGTACGACCCGGCCCCCTGA